In Bacteroidales bacterium, a single window of DNA contains:
- a CDS encoding PKD domain-containing protein, whose protein sequence is MINSFNIEKNNGILKFNSAEDLIAVYDTLIYYSNAVDVSVLSSSKYENSNNLSNNPTLLVFGDILNFNSLYSEIEKTILTMENTREGYSDSENPDKHHIVSDFQRAVLSPNAEVIIGNHIFLYGREHSLMIPNENFQNLALVHSYWNTYGEEEGSYKAICEFIAFANQIAPGIIVGPSTLTFDFYVNVDNSLPCGECEFFVDPTSLPQGINWFEVFTWDFGDGTSNITSLVAKHTYDAPGSYLVTCTVSTIDGSNYVAEAERIVNINTCGTAAIHNVCINPGEYKFNVNFAHCNNLTPSSYLWKIYDGGAKTYNVASPTHTFNVDNEYTVEVTLTFPDGCVAKDEITVYVTGTGSSCKHSDKETEYYYNIAPGYRLKHTFNLRHFWPFHRIIVKSVHEKQKSNGKWAQEKAAYLWVSFEGTIYDYKKLNGVVYTCTVSNVLYPNGYSKTNTKSITYDYGVGKNYSVRNQGVKSKWKIKSTSNGQLYEQNPALQLH, encoded by the coding sequence GTGATAAATTCGTTTAATATTGAAAAGAATAATGGAATATTAAAATTTAACTCTGCAGAGGACTTAATTGCAGTATATGATACATTGATTTATTACTCTAATGCTGTAGACGTATCTGTACTTAGCAGTTCAAAATATGAAAACTCAAACAATCTAAGCAACAATCCAACTTTGCTTGTTTTTGGAGATATTCTTAACTTTAATTCTCTATATTCAGAAATTGAAAAAACGATTTTGACCATGGAGAATACACGAGAAGGATATTCAGACAGTGAGAATCCAGATAAACATCATATCGTTTCTGACTTTCAAAGGGCAGTGCTTTCACCTAATGCAGAAGTAATAATAGGAAATCATATATTTTTATATGGTAGAGAACATAGTTTGATGATTCCTAATGAGAATTTTCAGAATCTGGCTCTTGTACACAGCTATTGGAACACTTATGGCGAAGAAGAAGGTTCTTATAAAGCAATTTGTGAATTTATAGCTTTTGCAAATCAAATAGCCCCTGGTATAATAGTAGGTCCATCTACGTTAACTTTCGATTTTTATGTTAATGTTGATAATAGCCTTCCTTGTGGTGAATGTGAATTTTTTGTTGACCCAACATCTCTGCCACAAGGTATTAATTGGTTTGAGGTTTTTACCTGGGACTTTGGAGATGGAACCAGTAATATAACAAGTCTTGTCGCAAAGCATACGTATGATGCCCCAGGTAGTTATTTGGTTACCTGTACAGTTTCTACTATAGATGGAAGTAATTATGTTGCAGAAGCTGAAAGAATAGTTAATATTAACACCTGTGGTACAGCTGCAATTCATAATGTGTGTATTAACCCAGGTGAATATAAATTTAATGTAAATTTTGCACATTGTAATAATCTGACACCGAGTTCTTATTTATGGAAGATTTATGATGGAGGAGCAAAGACATACAATGTTGCATCTCCTACACATACTTTTAACGTAGATAACGAATATACTGTTGAGGTTACATTAACTTTTCCTGATGGTTGTGTAGCGAAAGATGAAATAACAGTTTATGTTACAGGAACCGGTTCTAGTTGCAAACACAGTGATAAAGAAACTGAATATTATTATAATATTGCACCTGGGTATCGTTTAAAACATACTTTTAATTTACGTCACTTTTGGCCATTCCACCGAATTATTGTAAAAAGCGTACATGAAAAACAAAAATCTAATGGTAAGTGGGCACAAGAAAAGGCAGCCTATTTGTGGGTGTCTTTTGAAGGAACTATTTATGATTATAAAAAGCTAAACGGTGTCGTTTATACTTGTACCGTTTCTAATGTGCTTTATCCGAACGGATACTCAAAAACTAACACTAAAAGTATTACTTATGATTATGGCGTTGGAAAGAATTACAGCGTAAGAAATCAAGGAGTAAAATCAAAATGGAAAATAAAATCAACATCAAATGGACAACTATATGAACAAAACCCCGCACTTCAATTACATTAA
- a CDS encoding PorT family protein: MNKTPHFNYINKASLLLLLILFLSSQLSAQKNTWTVGVNAGVKQELNSISQNYRYIILGQNDFSPQAGFQFSYYFHDNFAIESGLSYSSTKLPALVVSTLKHANVGWNERVPFMPSSTLYHSIQVPALLSSSFSIWKNLKFYAKTGLCLNFMIQDNDVDIKRSGELTGTSIKDGITYQHLLDFDVEINTAPTAYELLLNAGIGIGYEFPMGLGISFNASFAQGFIITTDVLTSYGYIWSSTEHEEFFTSGYENISYKTNYYSLTLGIFYKINSNKK; this comes from the coding sequence ATGAACAAAACCCCGCACTTCAATTACATTAACAAAGCATCTTTATTGCTACTGTTAATTCTATTTCTAAGCTCCCAATTATCTGCCCAAAAAAATACTTGGACAGTTGGTGTTAATGCCGGAGTTAAACAAGAACTCAATTCTATATCTCAAAACTATAGGTATATTATTCTTGGACAAAATGACTTTTCACCGCAAGCAGGCTTTCAATTTTCCTACTATTTTCATGACAATTTTGCCATCGAAAGCGGATTGTCTTATTCATCAACTAAATTACCTGCTCTTGTGGTGAGTACACTAAAACATGCAAATGTAGGATGGAATGAAAGAGTACCTTTTATGCCGTCAAGCACGTTATACCATTCTATTCAAGTTCCTGCGTTACTTTCTTCATCGTTTTCAATATGGAAAAATTTGAAATTTTATGCAAAAACCGGCTTGTGTCTCAATTTTATGATACAAGATAATGATGTAGATATAAAGCGAAGCGGGGAATTAACAGGAACTTCTATTAAAGATGGAATAACATATCAACATTTATTAGATTTTGATGTGGAAATTAACACAGCCCCAACTGCATACGAGTTGTTGCTTAATGCGGGAATAGGCATAGGATATGAATTTCCAATGGGATTAGGAATCTCATTTAACGCATCTTTCGCACAAGGTTTTATTATTACTACAGACGTTTTAACTTCCTACGGATATATTTGGTCGTCTACAGAGCATGAAGAGTTTTTCACTTCGGGATATGAGAATATATCTTATAAAACTAATTATTATAGTTTAACCTTAGGGATTTTCTATAAAATTAATAGTAACAAAAAATAA
- a CDS encoding amidohydrolase codes for MSILIKNISFKEEPIDIYIEGNIIKRIDKNIDNVNPDKIIDGTNKAVIAGLVNCHTHSTMTIFRGWGDDMPLEKWLNEKIWPYEAKLTDEMVYWGTKLACLEMIKSGTTCFNDQYWHLDVTVKAIEESGLRAAVASLILDPVNSQSLNDVVNPVYNAFEKYADYNKRITFTLGPHAIYTVSKDIFNWIRNFSEENDLLIHIHAAETMTEYNNCVKKHGMSPIRYLKSLGLLSPRLIIAHCLWLDDEEIQMLADYDVKVVHNPNSNLKLASGFRFKYNEMRDAGITVGLGTDGCSSSNNLDMIEAMKVASLIGKAWREDPTAMPAKEMFKCATVNGGIILRQNIGRIKEGYLADLTIIDLNSTAFTPNFNFISNLVYAANGNNVDTVICNGKVLMENKYVEGEEEILHMGKVMAGKLFFNKNN; via the coding sequence AGAAGAACCTATTGATATTTATATTGAAGGAAATATTATTAAACGAATTGATAAAAATATTGATAATGTAAATCCCGATAAGATTATCGACGGTACAAATAAAGCTGTGATTGCCGGACTGGTTAATTGTCATACTCATTCTACGATGACTATTTTCAGAGGTTGGGGCGATGATATGCCTTTGGAAAAATGGCTTAATGAAAAAATCTGGCCATACGAAGCAAAACTAACAGATGAAATGGTTTATTGGGGTACTAAGTTGGCCTGTCTCGAAATGATTAAATCGGGAACAACCTGCTTTAACGACCAATATTGGCATCTGGATGTTACGGTAAAAGCTATCGAAGAAAGCGGTTTGCGGGCAGCTGTAGCTTCCTTAATTTTAGATCCCGTGAACTCACAATCTTTGAATGATGTTGTAAATCCCGTTTATAATGCTTTTGAAAAATACGCTGACTATAATAAACGAATAACATTTACACTCGGCCCGCACGCCATTTACACAGTTTCAAAAGATATATTTAATTGGATAAGAAATTTTTCGGAGGAAAATGATTTGCTGATACATATTCATGCTGCCGAAACAATGACGGAATATAATAATTGTGTAAAAAAACACGGAATGAGTCCGATTAGATATTTAAAAAGCCTCGGACTCCTGTCGCCGCGACTAATTATTGCGCATTGTCTTTGGCTTGATGATGAAGAAATTCAAATGCTTGCCGATTATGATGTTAAAGTTGTCCACAATCCTAATTCAAACTTGAAATTAGCTTCCGGATTTCGTTTTAAATATAATGAAATGAGGGATGCTGGAATTACTGTGGGATTGGGTACCGACGGATGTTCCTCTTCTAATAATTTAGACATGATTGAGGCCATGAAAGTCGCTTCATTGATTGGAAAAGCGTGGAGAGAAGATCCTACAGCAATGCCGGCAAAAGAAATGTTTAAATGCGCTACCGTAAACGGCGGAATAATCCTCAGACAAAATATCGGCCGAATAAAAGAAGGTTATCTCGCGGATCTGACAATAATTGATTTAAATTCTACGGCTTTCACTCCGAATTTTAACTTCATTTCCAATTTGGTTTATGCTGCAAACGGAAACAATGTTGATACGGTAATCTGCAACGGAAAAGTACTTATGGAAAACAAATATGTTGAAGGCGAAGAAGAAATCTTACACATGGGAAAAGTAATGGCCGGAAAACTTTTCTTCAATAAAAACAACTAA
- a CDS encoding anaerobic sulfatase maturase has product MSITGFTAKEPIYRGRPLVRMHVMIKAAGPVCNLGCSYCYYLSKEQLLSTESHWRISDETLENFIKQYIEQQNAKHIVFSWQGGEPTLLGLDFFRKAIALQKKYAPSHVRCENDLQTNGTLLDDEWCRFLHDNNFLVGLSIDGPQHLHDKYRTYKGGKGSFKQVLNASKLLRKHNVRFATLTVVNDLNSKYPLEVYRFLRDEVQSKQMQFIPIVEPKDFATTPPQHWKPNEMPVENSPHADPSHPDSFMASWCVKADDYGNFLIDIFDEWYTRDFGKIYIPFFDSAVEQWIGKPSPLCIFSPICGKGLAMEHDGSIYACDHYVYPEYKIGNINEAKLIDMALSKEQEHFGYAKDFSLPIKCRECRYLFACSGECPKNRLLRTTHGENGLNYLCRGLYKYFNHIDPYIRKIVHRLGFEIADDVPELDQN; this is encoded by the coding sequence ATGAGCATAACAGGCTTTACAGCAAAAGAGCCCATTTACAGAGGCCGGCCCCTGGTACGTATGCATGTCATGATAAAGGCAGCGGGGCCTGTCTGTAATCTTGGGTGTAGTTATTGTTATTATCTAAGCAAGGAGCAGCTGCTGAGTACGGAGAGCCATTGGCGGATTTCGGATGAGACTCTCGAGAATTTTATCAAACAATATATTGAACAGCAAAATGCAAAGCATATCGTATTCTCATGGCAGGGGGGAGAACCGACTCTTCTGGGTTTGGATTTTTTCAGAAAAGCAATTGCTCTTCAGAAAAAGTATGCGCCTTCCCATGTACGGTGTGAAAACGATTTGCAAACCAATGGAACTTTATTAGATGATGAATGGTGCCGCTTTTTGCATGATAATAACTTTCTGGTCGGGCTCAGTATAGACGGTCCGCAACACTTGCATGATAAATACAGAACCTACAAAGGAGGCAAAGGCTCATTCAAGCAAGTTCTCAATGCCTCAAAGTTACTTCGAAAACACAATGTTCGTTTCGCCACCTTAACCGTAGTAAATGATCTGAATTCCAAATATCCGTTGGAAGTATATCGTTTTTTGCGCGATGAGGTGCAAAGCAAACAAATGCAGTTTATCCCGATTGTGGAACCTAAAGACTTTGCCACTACTCCTCCGCAACATTGGAAGCCAAACGAAATGCCGGTAGAGAATTCACCGCATGCCGATCCCTCACATCCGGATTCTTTCATGGCGTCATGGTGTGTCAAAGCGGATGATTATGGTAATTTTCTGATTGATATTTTCGATGAATGGTATACACGCGATTTCGGGAAAATATATATCCCTTTTTTCGATAGCGCTGTAGAACAATGGATAGGGAAACCTTCGCCCTTATGTATTTTCTCGCCCATTTGTGGAAAAGGACTCGCTATGGAGCATGACGGCTCAATCTATGCCTGCGACCATTATGTATATCCTGAATATAAGATCGGTAATATAAACGAAGCTAAGTTGATAGATATGGCTCTTTCAAAAGAGCAAGAACATTTCGGCTATGCAAAAGACTTTTCCCTGCCGATAAAATGTCGTGAATGCCGTTATTTGTTTGCCTGCTCAGGAGAATGCCCTAAAAACCGGCTGTTAAGAACAACTCATGGTGAAAACGGATTAAATTATTTATGCCGTGGGTTATACAAATATTTTAACCATATCGACCCTTATATCAGAAAAATTGTTCACCGACTGGGATTTGAGATTGCTGATGATGTTCCGGAATTAGATCAGAATTAA
- a CDS encoding haloacid dehalogenase-like hydrolase: MKKITVIFVLLSYAIIFMGCDSQTFNIRKDVHTDPLPSWNQTITKQTIIDYVTKVTKEGTADFIPEEDRVATFDNDGTLWAEHPLVQMEFMFYQIAQLLKKKPELANSQPFKAVAEKDEDYLRSMNREELGILMNASQTNRTSAEYEKEVKDFFTSFRYPGRNCSLSQIRYQPQLELIKYLQDHKFKVFICSGGSTDFVRVISKDFYNIEPENVIGSSNKYSYIDSAGINDLYITDELISFNDKQAKPANILSHIGKRPVLACGNVGGGGDVYMLRYSQGSKYPNLQLIVNHNDKEREYEYEENPDVSLSMADEYQWLVIDMIDDWKVIFVK, from the coding sequence ATGAAAAAAATAACAGTAATATTTGTTTTGCTATCGTATGCAATTATTTTTATGGGTTGTGATTCCCAAACCTTTAATATCAGAAAAGATGTACATACAGATCCTTTGCCATCTTGGAATCAAACTATTACAAAGCAAACGATTATTGATTATGTCACAAAAGTAACCAAAGAAGGAACTGCCGACTTCATTCCCGAAGAAGACCGTGTTGCTACTTTCGACAATGATGGAACTTTATGGGCGGAACATCCATTGGTTCAAATGGAATTTATGTTTTATCAAATAGCCCAGCTTTTAAAGAAAAAACCGGAATTGGCAAATTCTCAACCTTTTAAGGCAGTTGCCGAAAAAGATGAAGATTACCTGAGGAGCATGAACAGAGAAGAACTTGGTATATTGATGAATGCTTCGCAAACAAATCGGACATCAGCGGAATATGAAAAAGAAGTAAAAGATTTTTTCACTTCTTTCCGGTACCCCGGTCGCAATTGCAGTCTCAGTCAGATACGTTATCAACCTCAGTTGGAATTGATCAAGTATTTACAAGATCATAAATTTAAAGTATTCATCTGTTCCGGTGGTTCTACGGATTTTGTACGTGTAATTTCAAAGGATTTTTACAATATTGAACCTGAAAATGTGATTGGTTCAAGTAATAAATATAGTTACATCGATAGTGCCGGAATTAATGATTTATATATTACCGATGAATTAATTTCTTTTAATGATAAACAAGCCAAACCGGCCAATATCTTGTCACACATAGGCAAACGTCCGGTTTTAGCCTGTGGAAATGTAGGCGGCGGCGGTGATGTATATATGCTTCGCTATTCGCAGGGGAGTAAATACCCGAATTTGCAGCTTATAGTAAATCACAATGACAAAGAGCGGGAATACGAATATGAAGAGAATCCGGATGTTTCTTTATCCATGGCCGACGAATACCAATGGCTGGTAATTGATATGATTGATGACTGGAAAGTGATTTTTGTAAAATAG
- a CDS encoding DUF3109 family protein, which produces MFAIDDCLISDDIKTVEFCCDLSKCKGQCCIDGEVGAPLEENEISFIEDYIDSILPYMTKEGIEAIKLQGIFDYGLEGEFVTTLIEDGACAFIYYDNGIVKCSIETAFKEGKIPFNKPISCHLYPIRLKQYNDTIAVNYDQWNICKDAVSCGKIKGLKLYKFLKEPLIRRFGEEWYDKLCGLVDND; this is translated from the coding sequence ATGTTTGCCATAGACGATTGTTTAATTTCCGACGATATTAAAACTGTTGAGTTTTGTTGCGATTTATCAAAATGCAAAGGTCAATGCTGTATCGACGGCGAAGTTGGAGCACCTCTTGAAGAAAATGAAATATCTTTTATTGAAGATTATATTGATAGTATTCTGCCGTATATGACAAAAGAAGGAATTGAGGCAATAAAACTTCAGGGCATTTTCGATTACGGTTTGGAAGGTGAATTTGTAACAACATTGATTGAAGACGGCGCCTGTGCTTTTATTTATTACGATAACGGAATTGTAAAATGTAGTATTGAAACAGCTTTTAAAGAAGGAAAGATTCCCTTTAACAAACCTATTTCATGTCATTTATATCCGATTCGATTAAAGCAATATAATGATACCATTGCCGTCAATTACGACCAATGGAATATTTGCAAAGACGCAGTTTCTTGCGGCAAAATAAAGGGATTGAAACTGTATAAATTCTTAAAAGAACCGCTCATTCGCCGATTCGGGGAGGAATGGTACGATAAACTTTGCGGATTAGTTGATAATGATTAA
- a CDS encoding LytTR family transcriptional regulator DNA-binding domain-containing protein: MQQNKKKSILIIIAHILFWLGICYFFSHYSYLRPVAFGAIYKELLCVLFIVIMVYFNYFYLIPKFFQKGKLIIYLLLAILTVLLASLGEYFLLKPHISWFYANSFTPDEINGALRTAFGLIYMRDLCFLMFFFTLRLYNELFNKIIREKLSLAKEIHHISIVSPKSGSIYTVMLDDIIYISQKGNYSTFHLSNGNTREQYSSLTNIERTFPDNTCLRINKNNLVITLHILSYDESSVVMNLKVKGRNITLDISPKYLENILERLNKVFNSKPIAGKETKRKLAKIGGVTTPTKDENDDKRGINDGVTQIKNDLKTTDYTINIKKSNEETQDIIENIELSQSSKLILMFIKNYYKNPENTNKSCRVPAIGKGVNLAERTVETHIKILKENNLIEYKGASRNGGYFVVEKNYSM; this comes from the coding sequence ATGCAACAGAATAAAAAGAAAAGCATCTTAATTATTATTGCGCACATCCTTTTTTGGTTAGGAATATGTTACTTCTTTTCTCATTATTCATATTTAAGACCTGTCGCATTTGGAGCAATATATAAGGAACTTTTATGTGTTCTTTTTATTGTTATTATGGTATATTTCAATTATTTCTATTTAATACCTAAATTCTTTCAAAAGGGAAAATTAATTATTTATTTGCTTTTGGCAATACTAACGGTTTTGTTAGCTAGCTTGGGAGAATATTTTTTACTTAAACCGCATATATCATGGTTTTATGCTAATTCTTTTACTCCGGATGAGATTAATGGCGCATTAAGAACCGCATTTGGTTTAATCTATATGCGTGACCTTTGTTTCTTAATGTTTTTCTTTACACTCAGACTATATAATGAATTGTTTAACAAAATTATACGCGAAAAACTGTCGTTAGCGAAAGAAATACATCATATCTCTATTGTTTCACCTAAAAGCGGAAGTATCTATACTGTTATGTTAGATGATATTATTTATATCTCGCAAAAAGGGAACTATTCAACTTTTCATTTATCTAATGGTAATACACGTGAGCAATATTCTTCATTAACAAATATTGAACGAACATTTCCTGATAATACCTGTTTGAGAATTAACAAGAACAATTTAGTAATTACTTTACACATATTAAGTTATGACGAATCTTCTGTTGTAATGAATTTGAAAGTAAAAGGCAGAAACATTACTTTAGATATTTCGCCAAAATATCTAGAAAATATTTTGGAAAGATTAAATAAAGTTTTTAATTCCAAACCAATTGCCGGTAAAGAAACAAAGAGAAAACTGGCAAAAATAGGTGGAGTAACAACACCGACTAAGGACGAAAATGATGATAAGAGGGGGATTAACGACGGAGTAACTCAAATCAAGAATGACCTAAAAACTACCGATTATACAATTAACATTAAAAAATCGAATGAAGAAACACAAGACATAATAGAAAATATTGAGTTGAGTCAAAGTTCAAAATTAATACTTATGTTTATAAAAAACTATTATAAAAATCCTGAAAATACCAATAAGTCTTGTAGAGTGCCGGCAATAGGAAAAGGTGTAAATCTTGCTGAGCGTACAGTTGAAACTCACATTAAGATTTTAAAGGAAAATAATTTAATTGAATATAAAGGAGCTTCACGAAATGGAGGCTACTTTGTTGTTGAAAAAAACTATTCGATGTAA
- a CDS encoding arylsulfatase — protein sequence MGLKSKLKTAVKVTMVGAVLATGTLIPQKAAAQKKAESNKPNILVIFGDDIGTTNISAYSGGIMGYETPNIDRLAKEGLKFQHYYGEQSCTAGRAAFITGQHGIRTGLTKVGYPGANMGISQEDPTIGTFMKSLGYVTGQFGKNHLGDRNESLPTVNGFDEFFGNLYHLNAEEEPELPDYPKDPEYLKKYGPRGVLDCKASDTDDATVDPRFGRIGKQTIKDTGPLTKKRMETIDDETSARAIEFIQRNASDGQPFFCWFNSTRMHLRTHVRDEHRGQYQYGDSEYIDGMIEHDITIGEILKALDDLGIAENTIVIYTTDNGPHMNTWPDGAMTPFRSEKNTNWEGAFRVPCIIRWPGHIEAGAVTNELMSHNDWAPTLCTWAGESNIIDKCLNGYNYNGKTYKVHLDGYDQSEFLTTFKGSATNNNSVKSNRDNFIYTDDDGLLVAYRKGHMKYVYAEQRVQGTMAVWSEPFTELRLQKTFNLMQDPFERADITSNTYWDWCLNQIGGVYGATQDVFVFIESFKEYPPRSFPPSFVPTTIMEQAKTVIKAKKGLDYYENAKRMMPQTQDEKQEKPKKK from the coding sequence ATGGGTTTAAAAAGTAAATTAAAAACAGCTGTCAAAGTAACGATGGTGGGAGCCGTCCTTGCAACAGGGACGCTTATTCCGCAAAAAGCGGCTGCTCAAAAAAAAGCAGAAAGTAACAAACCAAACATTCTGGTCATCTTCGGTGATGACATAGGCACAACGAACATTAGTGCCTATAGCGGCGGAATCATGGGGTATGAAACCCCTAATATTGACCGTCTGGCGAAGGAGGGCCTGAAGTTTCAGCACTATTATGGAGAACAATCCTGTACGGCCGGACGAGCCGCATTCATTACAGGTCAACACGGTATTCGCACCGGGCTTACAAAAGTAGGTTATCCGGGGGCAAATATGGGTATTAGTCAGGAAGACCCGACGATCGGTACTTTTATGAAAAGTCTGGGTTATGTGACCGGGCAATTCGGGAAGAACCATCTTGGAGACCGCAATGAATCTTTGCCGACAGTGAATGGATTTGATGAATTTTTCGGTAACCTTTACCACCTGAATGCAGAAGAGGAGCCGGAGTTGCCTGATTATCCAAAGGATCCTGAATACTTGAAAAAATACGGCCCGCGTGGTGTATTGGACTGCAAAGCGTCTGATACGGATGATGCTACGGTTGACCCACGTTTCGGAAGAATTGGTAAACAGACCATTAAAGATACCGGTCCTTTGACCAAAAAAAGAATGGAAACGATAGACGATGAAACTTCAGCCCGTGCCATTGAATTCATTCAACGCAATGCGAGTGACGGACAACCTTTCTTCTGCTGGTTTAATTCAACCCGTATGCATCTGCGAACACACGTGAGAGATGAACACCGCGGCCAGTATCAATATGGAGACAGTGAGTATATTGATGGGATGATTGAACATGACATTACAATCGGAGAGATACTAAAGGCGCTCGATGATCTGGGAATAGCTGAAAATACGATCGTGATTTACACGACAGATAATGGCCCGCATATGAATACATGGCCTGATGGAGCTATGACCCCATTCCGTTCCGAAAAGAATACCAACTGGGAAGGTGCTTTCCGGGTACCTTGTATTATTCGCTGGCCCGGCCATATAGAAGCAGGTGCCGTGACTAATGAACTGATGTCCCATAATGATTGGGCTCCTACACTATGTACATGGGCAGGAGAGTCAAACATTATAGACAAATGTCTTAACGGATATAATTATAATGGTAAAACCTATAAAGTACACCTCGACGGATACGATCAGTCCGAGTTCCTGACCACCTTTAAAGGCTCTGCTACCAATAATAATAGTGTAAAAAGTAATCGTGATAATTTTATCTATACCGATGACGATGGTCTTTTGGTAGCATATAGGAAAGGTCATATGAAATACGTATATGCAGAACAGCGTGTTCAGGGTACCATGGCAGTATGGTCAGAACCTTTTACAGAACTGCGCCTTCAAAAAACATTTAACCTGATGCAGGATCCGTTCGAAAGAGCTGATATCACTTCAAACACTTATTGGGATTGGTGTCTTAATCAAATAGGTGGTGTTTACGGTGCAACACAGGATGTTTTTGTTTTCATTGAATCATTCAAAGAATATCCTCCTCGTTCATTTCCTCCCAGTTTCGTTCCTACAACCATTATGGAACAGGCAAAAACCGTGATTAAAGCAAAAAAAGGGCTTGATTATTATGAAAATGCAAAAAGGATGATGCCGCAAACACAAGATGAGAAACAGGAAAAGCCTAAGAAAAAATAG